TCGCGAGTTCGAGCAGCTTCATCCGGGTGTCCGGGTCCAGGTCGAGCAGATCCCGGGCTTTGGCCAATACGCACCGAAACTGCTGATGATGCACGTGAGCGGCAGCGTTCCCGACGTCATCTCGCTCGACGCATCGTCAGGGGCGGCATTCATGGACAACGGGGTGCTCCGCGACCTCAAACCATATATCGAGCGGGACGCGAGTTTTCGCCTCGATGACTACTTCGGCAATCTGGTGAAGATTTTCCGGCGCGGTGACAAGCTCTACTCTATTCCGCTCGATTTTACTCCCATGATGATGTACTACAACCGCAAGCTCTTCGACGCGGCCGGCTTGCCCTATCCTCGACCGGGCTGGACCTGGGAGGACTTCCGGCGCACAGCCGGCGCGCTGACCATCCGGGATCCCAATCCGGTCAGGCCGCCGCGTCAGTATGGTTTCAACTTCATCAACGTGATGCCGTTTTGGGTTCTCTGGCTATGGACCAACGGAGCCGACGTGTTGAGTCCCGATGGTCGCAAGGCCGGCGGTCACTTTGACGGGCCCGGCTCCGTGGAAGCCGTGCAATTCCTCACGGATCTGATGCTCAAGGACCACGTCGCCCCGACCCTGGAGGAAAGCAAGGCCGCCGGTGTCGACCTCTTCCGCAGCGGGCAGGCGGCCATGGATCTCAAGGGCCATTGGATGATGATCGACTACCGCGCCGACGGGATTGACTTTGGGGTGGTGGATCTGCCGACCAATACGGGCTCGCCGACAACCGTGGTGTACCTTACCGGCCTATCGATTACCAGTAGGGCAAGGCACCCTGATCTGGCGTGGGAGTATGTCAAGTTCATGACCGGCC
The Phycisphaerae bacterium DNA segment above includes these coding regions:
- a CDS encoding sugar ABC transporter substrate-binding protein; amino-acid sequence: MGVLAALAGVGPVGCAGDETPDQVTLRVANWGSPAVESSFMALERQFLREFEQLHPGVRVQVEQIPGFGQYAPKLLMMHVSGSVPDVISLDASSGAAFMDNGVLRDLKPYIERDASFRLDDYFGNLVKIFRRGDKLYSIPLDFTPMMMYYNRKLFDAAGLPYPRPGWTWEDFRRTAGALTIRDPNPVRPPRQYGFNFINVMPFWVLWLWTNGADVLSPDGRKAGGHFDGPGSVEAVQFLTDLMLKDHVAPTLEESKAAGVDLFRSGQAAMDLKGHWMMIDYRADGIDFGVVDLPTNTGSPTTVVYLTGLSITSRARHPDLAWEYVKFMTGREVQIRRVASGLAISGNRHAAAHYAGNPVEDAFIAAVEYARPPWGATVERYPFIEGLGEEMLEDLLYSKGSLGVAAQLRRTAALIDAALSEP